From Panicum hallii strain FIL2 chromosome 2, PHallii_v3.1, whole genome shotgun sequence, a single genomic window includes:
- the LOC112882195 gene encoding uncharacterized protein At3g52155, chloroplastic-like isoform X2, producing the protein MGWIPELILCSDAMRTKETLKILQEHVQGLSQAVVHFIPSFYSISAMDGQTAEHLQKAICEYSSDEILTVMCMGHNKGWEEAASMFSGDSVVLETCNAALLEAAGKSWVEAFSLAGLGGWKLHGIVKP; encoded by the exons TGATGCAATGCGCACAAAGGAAACTCTTAAGATCCTGCAAGAACATGTTCAGGGATTGTCTCAAGCAGTGGTACACTTCATCCCAAGTTTCTACTCAATTTCAGCGATGGATGGCCAAACTGCAGAGCATTTACAAAAGGCAATCTGTGAATATTCGAGCGACGAGATATTAACCGTCAT GTGCATGGGTCATAATAAAGGATGGGAGGAAGCAGCCTCTATGTTTTCTGGTGATTCAGTTGTTCTTGAGACATGTAATGCGGCGCTGCTAGAAGCTGCAGGGAAATCATGGGTTGAG GCTTTTTCTCTGGCTGGTCTTGGGGGATGGAAGCTTCATGGAATTGTAAAGCCATGA